A window of the Bacteroidota bacterium genome harbors these coding sequences:
- a CDS encoding VOC family protein, translating into MPRIVHFEIPMDNADRATKFYSDVFGWQITKWDGPMPYWLVNTDNAKSGTSAGAPANGAPANTATNAQWPGINGGMLMRPEPGAGTVNTIDVPDIDAYLAKVVAAGGKIKMPKDLIPDVGYFAYCLDTEGNTFGVMQSVNPQPGM; encoded by the coding sequence ATGCCACGCATCGTACACTTTGAAATTCCAATGGACAATGCCGACCGGGCGACGAAATTCTACTCGGACGTATTCGGCTGGCAAATCACAAAATGGGACGGCCCAATGCCGTACTGGCTCGTTAATACGGACAATGCCAAGAGCGGCACAAGTGCCGGCGCACCCGCCAATGGCGCACCCGCCAATACTGCCACGAATGCCCAATGGCCCGGCATTAACGGCGGTATGCTCATGCGTCCGGAGCCCGGCGCGGGGACTGTGAACACCATCGACGTGCCGGACATCGACGCGTATCTCGCGAAAGTCGTCGCGGCTGGCGGCAAGATCAAAATGCCGAAGGATCTGATCCCGGATGTCGGGTATTTCGCCTATTGCCTCGATACTGAGGGCAATACGTTTGGCGTAATGCAAAGCGTCAATCCGCAGCCGGGGATGTGA
- a CDS encoding OmpA family protein, with product MPSTQMAKRTGLLFFSLFLVASGLRAQPARLVRDTIVPNPGGNVLVAVPAQLPDQDSADDRPCFSLDGRTMYFGSRRPSKDPWRKPDPNPSWKWDSDLWYRKLTDSGWSAPINVGAPINNSGGQLNPTVSPRGDVLYYVSGGPTLWMARIARSGPGATTISKIKEKASSFRSRKSMALVRQADTAISQQFQSPTPVGGMLNYIYQRQMQVMAQFHDSIWNVVNREMLPDSDLKYRAPDAWNLHFIERLTQHLKTSQNADFYSMLIRCESTITPDGKAAIISENFGKHGEYGMDGEGGEDLWLVTIDAKGGWDTVKYLGGHINSPYDETYPFLAADGVTLYFTSNRPCKTCLLGTSGAQDLYRAQWNGTTWSDPVPLGPPFNSASDDYGFSIGPDGKTAYFVSNRTGKSRLYQVSLSPTDSTIAPKPVVVLQGTVTDAKTHKPLAAEIFVDDLSADKASQSVMSDSVSGAYMLAAQRGHRFGVQAIADGHLPHSERFTVPQEGSFDRTKLDLELAATEVGARAELKNVYFEFGKADLLPESKLELTRMAQFLRKSNKTTLEIDGHTDDVGTLAANQTLSENRAKAVLEYLALIGINRARMKAVGFGKTRPRVKGTSDEARAQNRRVEMTITSESD from the coding sequence ATGCCAAGCACACAGATGGCCAAACGAACCGGTCTGCTCTTCTTCTCACTTTTCCTTGTCGCTTCAGGTTTGCGGGCGCAGCCTGCACGGTTGGTGCGCGACACCATCGTGCCGAATCCCGGCGGCAACGTGCTGGTTGCGGTGCCGGCACAATTGCCCGACCAGGACTCTGCCGACGACCGCCCCTGCTTTTCGCTGGATGGCCGCACCATGTACTTTGGCTCCCGGCGTCCCTCCAAGGACCCCTGGCGCAAGCCTGACCCGAATCCCAGTTGGAAATGGGATAGCGACCTCTGGTATCGAAAGCTTACAGATTCCGGCTGGTCGGCCCCGATCAATGTCGGCGCGCCAATCAATAACTCTGGTGGTCAACTCAACCCAACAGTCTCACCCCGTGGGGATGTGCTTTATTATGTTAGTGGAGGTCCTACGCTTTGGATGGCGAGGATTGCTCGCTCTGGTCCTGGTGCCACGACCATTTCCAAGATAAAAGAGAAAGCAAGTAGCTTTCGAAGTCGGAAATCTATGGCTCTGGTCCGACAAGCTGATACGGCTATCAGTCAGCAGTTCCAGTCGCCGACGCCCGTTGGTGGAATGCTGAACTACATCTACCAAAGGCAGATGCAGGTAATGGCTCAGTTTCACGATTCGATTTGGAATGTTGTCAACCGGGAGATGTTGCCGGATTCGGATCTTAAGTATCGCGCACCCGATGCCTGGAATCTCCATTTTATCGAACGGCTGACGCAGCATCTCAAGACGTCGCAGAACGCCGATTTTTACTCCATGCTGATCCGCTGCGAATCGACCATCACGCCGGATGGCAAGGCGGCGATTATCAGCGAGAATTTCGGTAAACATGGCGAGTATGGCATGGATGGAGAGGGTGGCGAGGATTTATGGCTCGTGACGATCGATGCCAAAGGAGGATGGGATACCGTCAAGTATCTCGGCGGTCACATTAATTCGCCATACGATGAGACCTACCCCTTCCTTGCTGCCGATGGTGTGACGCTCTACTTCACCTCGAACCGTCCGTGCAAGACGTGTCTGCTTGGCACCAGTGGCGCGCAGGACTTATACCGTGCGCAATGGAATGGCACGACGTGGAGCGATCCGGTACCACTCGGTCCGCCATTCAATTCTGCCTCGGACGATTATGGGTTTTCGATCGGGCCGGACGGCAAGACGGCGTATTTCGTCTCGAATCGCACGGGGAAGTCGAGACTATATCAAGTGAGTCTTTCGCCGACAGATTCCACGATTGCGCCGAAACCTGTCGTCGTGCTGCAAGGGACTGTCACGGATGCGAAGACGCATAAGCCGCTCGCCGCCGAGATTTTCGTGGACGATCTTTCGGCGGATAAAGCGAGCCAGAGCGTCATGAGTGATTCCGTTTCCGGAGCGTACATGCTTGCCGCCCAGCGTGGACATCGTTTCGGCGTGCAGGCTATCGCGGATGGGCACTTGCCGCATTCGGAGCGATTCACTGTGCCGCAGGAAGGCTCGTTCGATCGCACCAAGCTCGATCTCGAACTGGCCGCGACCGAAGTTGGCGCGAGGGCCGAATTGAAAAATGTCTATTTCGAATTTGGCAAAGCCGATCTTCTTCCCGAGAGCAAACTGGAACTCACGCGCATGGCGCAATTCCTCCGCAAGTCCAACAAGACGACACTCGAGATTGATGGGCACACCGATGATGTGGGCACCCTCGCAGCAAACCAAACGCTCTCAGAGAATCGGGCAAAGGCCGTACTTGAGTATCTCGCGCTCATCGGCATTAATCGAGCGAGGATGAAGGCCGTTGGCTTCGGAAAGACTCGTCCCCGGGTAAAAGGAACTTCCGATGAAGCCCGCGCCCAAAACCGCAGGGTCGAGATGACGATTACGAGCGAGAGCGATTAG